The region AACCTGCCTCAGCACGGAAACATGGGCTATAAGCTGTATATTTAATTGGTAATTGATCAGCACTTAAAATTTCATCACGATGTAAGTTAGTAACTGGTACTTCAGCAGTTGGAATTAAGAAATAATCACTATCTACTAATTTAAATGCATCATCTTCGAACTTTGGTAATTGCCCTGTTCCAGTCATACTTGCACGATTAACAATAACTGGAGGTAGAATTTCAGTATATCCATGATCACCAGTATGTAAATCTAACATAAAGCTAATTAAAGCACGCTCTAAACGAGCTCCTAATCCTTTATAAACTGCAAAACGGCTACCAGTGATTTTTCCTGCACGTTCAAAATCAATGATATCTAAGTCAGTTACTAAATCCCAGTGAGCTTTTGGTTCAAAATCAAATTTAGTTGGTTCTCCATATTTACGGATTTCAACATTATCATTTTCATCCTTACCTACAGCTATTGTTCCACATGGAACATTTGGAGTTCCTAATAAAATATTTTTAATTTCTTCATCAATCACACGTAATTGCTCATCTAATTGTTTAACTGTCTCACCAACACCATCCATTTGGCTTAATAATTCAGTTACATCCTTTTTTTCACGTTTATATTGACCAATTAATTTTGAAGTTTCATTACGTTTAGACTTTAATTGTTCAACTTCTAAGATGATTTCTTTACGTTTTTCATCTAATTCAGCAATTTTATTTAAATAGCTAAAATCACCACCACGTGTTTCGAGACGTTTAATTGTACCTTGTAAATCTTCACGTACTAATTTTAAATCTAACATGTCAATTCCTCCTAATATGATTTAGCATCAATTCAATCATCAACATCCCATTTCAGTTCAAAGATTTAAAAGAAAATAAAAAAATCTCGTCCCTGAATTAGGGACGAGATTAACCCGCGTTGCCACCCTAGTTGCCTCTTGTTCCACGTGGAACAATTTAGAGACCCCTTACAAAGATAACGGTTATACCGTGAATAAATACTCATCAATGACTTTCTTCATTCCGCTCCTAGGTTGATTCTTAATCTCCTATACATCAGTTTA is a window of Turicibacter sanguinis DNA encoding:
- the serS gene encoding serine--tRNA ligase, with product MLDLKLVREDLQGTIKRLETRGGDFSYLNKIAELDEKRKEIILEVEQLKSKRNETSKLIGQYKREKKDVTELLSQMDGVGETVKQLDEQLRVIDEEIKNILLGTPNVPCGTIAVGKDENDNVEIRKYGEPTKFDFEPKAHWDLVTDLDIIDFERAGKITGSRFAVYKGLGARLERALISFMLDLHTGDHGYTEILPPVIVNRASMTGTGQLPKFEDDAFKLVDSDYFLIPTAEVPVTNLHRDEILSADQLPIKYTAYSPCFRAEAGSAGRDTRGIIRQHQFNKVELVKFVKPEDSYQELESLTANAEKVLQLLGLPYRVIELCTGDIGFSAAKTYDIEVWLPSYNAYKEISSCSNFEDFQARRANIKFRRDAKAKPEFVHTLNGSGLAIGRTVAAIIENYQQADGTIVIPEVLRPYMRNAEVIK